A section of the Paramisgurnus dabryanus chromosome 4, PD_genome_1.1, whole genome shotgun sequence genome encodes:
- the samd1b gene encoding sterile alpha motif domain-containing protein 1 isoform X2 has product MSEPKYREWILETIDSLRSRKARPDLERICRMVRRRHGSDPDQTRAELEKLIQEQTVLKVSYKGSISYRNAAKVQRKCRKRIEQSSGESVAEQTKHANFNNNGDSAHSLTDQEECEDREPESPCFDPVPQTSLSAHEKGENVSPVPSGNSFVSCGATGCSVGSVKASASKDNRLITQAGVNGSSLRSNHGANVLSDASSASRRAEGENALGVGHEEGGSNEKEQKTCSSASSAVISTPPRNKLPSPLKPKLKVGAKGSGASCSESPEEKSIDLGDRLVAAVRSMSERHRGSAATRGHAPLGLKEILGYLSTQSGVPGEKLTRNRVRVVLEREIERGRLRRTRLGHITLLARGMGAAKPSARLLKSALQDRHLAKKEEVKEEEQIETEGEEDGKEENLVGTAEDVPKAITDGGLTGVKACSDPISTDMEVENDNGSMSTVTSGGKSQPSSLLESSNQCSQQEVDVGGSEEQTVSTEPDDADIDSSSATPDQLHLNTEDHAIVMQETVKPPSSIAIRNCCKLEVGASSCLLTPSASPGAAEERGINEGIGGFVKLETGGVNPIDWTVADVASYFTAAGFPEQALAFRTQEIDGKSLLLMQRSDVLTGLSIRLGPALKIYERHVKVLQKTHFQDDEAFC; this is encoded by the exons ATGTCGGAGCCAAAATACCGAGAATGGATCTTGGAAACCATCGACTCCCTGCGCTCGAGAAAAGCTCGGCCGGACCTGGAGAGGATCTGCCGAATGGTCCGAAGGAGACACGGGTCAGACCCGGACCAAACCAGGGCTGAACTGGAAAAACTGATCCAGGAGCAAACTGTGCTCAAAGTTAGCTACAAAGGCTCGATTTCGTATCGCAACGCCGCTAAAGTGCAAAGAAAATGCAGAAAACGGATCGAGCAAAGCAGCGGCGAGTCTGTGGCTGAACAAACCAAACACGCCAATTTCAATAATAACGGCGACAGCGCGCACAGTCTCACGGACCAGGAGGAGTGCGAAGATAGGGAGCCCGAGAGCCCGTGTTTTGACCCCGTGCCCCAAACCTCCCTCTCCGCTCATGAAAAGGGAGAAAATGTTTCGCCAGTGCCTAGCGGAAACAGTTTTGTTAGTTGTGGCGCAACGGGCTGCTCCGTCGGGAGCGTCAAGGCAAGTGCATCGAAAGACAACAGATTAATCACTCAGGCGGGGGTTAACGGCTCCTCTCTCCGCAGCAATCACGGAGCGAACGTTTTGAGCGATGCTTCAAGTGCGAGCAGACGGGCCGAAGGAGAAAACGCGCTCGGTGTTGGCCACGAGGAGGGGGGCAGTAATGAAAAGGAACAGAAAACTTGCTCGAGCGCCAGTTCGGCCGTCATCAGTACGCCTCCGAGAAACAAGCTCCCATCGCCCCTAAAACCCAAACTCAAGGTGGGGGCAAAGGGGTCCGGGGCGAGCTGCTCGGAGTCTCCGGAGGAAAAGAGTATCGATCTAGGCGACAGACTGGTTGCCGCGGTCCGAAGTATGTCCGAGAGACACCGGGGCTCCGCCGCAACACGGGGCCACGCGCCACTGGGACTAAAAGAAATTCTCGGCTACCTCAGCACGCAAAGCGGGGTTCCCGGGGAAAAGCTGACCCGCAACCGCGTCAGAGTGGTGCTGGAGCGCGAGATCGAGAGGGGTCGCCTCCGCAGAACGCGCCTCGGCCACATCACTCTTCTCGCGAGGGGGATGGGGGCGGCCAAGCCGTCCGCGCGACTCCTGAAAAGCGCACTGCAGGACAGACACCTCGCGAAAAAG GAAGAGGTAAAGGAGGAAGAACAAATAGAGACAGAAGGTGAAGAGGATGGAAAAGAGGAAAATTTAGTAGGAACAGCAGAGGATGTTCCCAAAGCCATCACTGATGGGGGTCTGACAGGTGTCAAAGCTTGCTCTGACCCAATCTCAACTGACATGGAGGTCGAGAATGATAATGGCAGCATGTCAACCGTGACGTCTGGGGGGAAATCCCAACCATCTTCACTGCTAGAGTCATCAAACCAATGCTCCCAACAGGAAGTAGACGTGGGTGGAAGTGAAG AGCAGACAGTGTCTACTGAGCCTGATGACGCTGATATTGACAGCAGTTCAGCTACTCCTGATCAACTACATCTTAACACAGAG gaTCATGCGATTGTAATGCAAGAGACTGTTAAGCCTCCATCATCAATAGCTATACGAAACT GCTGTAAGCTGGAAGTGGGAGCGTCATCATGTCTGCTGACTCCTTCTGCCTCCCCAGGAGCAGCTGAAGAACGAGGGATAAATGAAGGAAT AGGAGGCTTTGTGAAGTTGGAGACAGGTGGTGTGAATCCCATTGATTGGACGGTGGCAGATGTAGCCAGCTACTTTACTGCGGCTGGATTCCCCGAGCAGGCGCTTGCCTTCAGGACACAG GAAATTGATGGAAAATCTCTTCTCCTAATGCAGAGGAGCGATGTGCTAACAGGTCTGTCAATCAGGCTTGGCCCCGCCCTGAAGATCTATGAACGTCACGTAAAGGTTCTCCAGAAGACTCACTTCCAAGATGATGAAGCTTTTTGCTGA
- the samd1b gene encoding sterile alpha motif domain-containing protein 1 isoform X1 has translation MSEPKYREWILETIDSLRSRKARPDLERICRMVRRRHGSDPDQTRAELEKLIQEQTVLKVSYKGSISYRNAAKVQRKCRKRIEQSSGESVAEQTKHANFNNNGDSAHSLTDQEECEDREPESPCFDPVPQTSLSAHEKGENVSPVPSGNSFVSCGATGCSVGSVKASASKDNRLITQAGVNGSSLRSNHGANVLSDASSASRRAEGENALGVGHEEGGSNEKEQKTCSSASSAVISTPPRNKLPSPLKPKLKVGAKGSGASCSESPEEKSIDLGDRLVAAVRSMSERHRGSAATRGHAPLGLKEILGYLSTQSGVPGEKLTRNRVRVVLEREIERGRLRRTRLGHITLLARGMGAAKPSARLLKSALQDRHLAKKEEVKEEEQIETEGEEDGKEENLVGTAEDVPKAITDGGLTGVKACSDPISTDMEVENDNGSMSTVTSGGKSQPSSLLESSNQCSQQEVDVGGSEEQTVSTEPDDADIDSSSATPDQLHLNTEDHAIVMQETVKPPSSIAIRNFVCSSGCKLEVGASSCLLTPSASPGAAEERGINEGIGGFVKLETGGVNPIDWTVADVASYFTAAGFPEQALAFRTQEIDGKSLLLMQRSDVLTGLSIRLGPALKIYERHVKVLQKTHFQDDEAFC, from the exons ATGTCGGAGCCAAAATACCGAGAATGGATCTTGGAAACCATCGACTCCCTGCGCTCGAGAAAAGCTCGGCCGGACCTGGAGAGGATCTGCCGAATGGTCCGAAGGAGACACGGGTCAGACCCGGACCAAACCAGGGCTGAACTGGAAAAACTGATCCAGGAGCAAACTGTGCTCAAAGTTAGCTACAAAGGCTCGATTTCGTATCGCAACGCCGCTAAAGTGCAAAGAAAATGCAGAAAACGGATCGAGCAAAGCAGCGGCGAGTCTGTGGCTGAACAAACCAAACACGCCAATTTCAATAATAACGGCGACAGCGCGCACAGTCTCACGGACCAGGAGGAGTGCGAAGATAGGGAGCCCGAGAGCCCGTGTTTTGACCCCGTGCCCCAAACCTCCCTCTCCGCTCATGAAAAGGGAGAAAATGTTTCGCCAGTGCCTAGCGGAAACAGTTTTGTTAGTTGTGGCGCAACGGGCTGCTCCGTCGGGAGCGTCAAGGCAAGTGCATCGAAAGACAACAGATTAATCACTCAGGCGGGGGTTAACGGCTCCTCTCTCCGCAGCAATCACGGAGCGAACGTTTTGAGCGATGCTTCAAGTGCGAGCAGACGGGCCGAAGGAGAAAACGCGCTCGGTGTTGGCCACGAGGAGGGGGGCAGTAATGAAAAGGAACAGAAAACTTGCTCGAGCGCCAGTTCGGCCGTCATCAGTACGCCTCCGAGAAACAAGCTCCCATCGCCCCTAAAACCCAAACTCAAGGTGGGGGCAAAGGGGTCCGGGGCGAGCTGCTCGGAGTCTCCGGAGGAAAAGAGTATCGATCTAGGCGACAGACTGGTTGCCGCGGTCCGAAGTATGTCCGAGAGACACCGGGGCTCCGCCGCAACACGGGGCCACGCGCCACTGGGACTAAAAGAAATTCTCGGCTACCTCAGCACGCAAAGCGGGGTTCCCGGGGAAAAGCTGACCCGCAACCGCGTCAGAGTGGTGCTGGAGCGCGAGATCGAGAGGGGTCGCCTCCGCAGAACGCGCCTCGGCCACATCACTCTTCTCGCGAGGGGGATGGGGGCGGCCAAGCCGTCCGCGCGACTCCTGAAAAGCGCACTGCAGGACAGACACCTCGCGAAAAAG GAAGAGGTAAAGGAGGAAGAACAAATAGAGACAGAAGGTGAAGAGGATGGAAAAGAGGAAAATTTAGTAGGAACAGCAGAGGATGTTCCCAAAGCCATCACTGATGGGGGTCTGACAGGTGTCAAAGCTTGCTCTGACCCAATCTCAACTGACATGGAGGTCGAGAATGATAATGGCAGCATGTCAACCGTGACGTCTGGGGGGAAATCCCAACCATCTTCACTGCTAGAGTCATCAAACCAATGCTCCCAACAGGAAGTAGACGTGGGTGGAAGTGAAG AGCAGACAGTGTCTACTGAGCCTGATGACGCTGATATTGACAGCAGTTCAGCTACTCCTGATCAACTACATCTTAACACAGAG gaTCATGCGATTGTAATGCAAGAGACTGTTAAGCCTCCATCATCAATAGCTATACGAAACT TTGTGTGTTCCTCAGGCTGTAAGCTGGAAGTGGGAGCGTCATCATGTCTGCTGACTCCTTCTGCCTCCCCAGGAGCAGCTGAAGAACGAGGGATAAATGAAGGAAT AGGAGGCTTTGTGAAGTTGGAGACAGGTGGTGTGAATCCCATTGATTGGACGGTGGCAGATGTAGCCAGCTACTTTACTGCGGCTGGATTCCCCGAGCAGGCGCTTGCCTTCAGGACACAG GAAATTGATGGAAAATCTCTTCTCCTAATGCAGAGGAGCGATGTGCTAACAGGTCTGTCAATCAGGCTTGGCCCCGCCCTGAAGATCTATGAACGTCACGTAAAGGTTCTCCAGAAGACTCACTTCCAAGATGATGAAGCTTTTTGCTGA
- the LOC135752468 gene encoding transitional endoplasmic reticulum ATPase, producing the protein MPTTGASGDPKPEDYSTAILKQKIRPNRLIVDEAANEDNSIVCLSQAKMEELQMFRGDTVVLRGRKRRQTVCIVLTDDTCAIERVRMNRVTRNNLRVRLGDVISIHACPDVKYGKRIHVLPIDDTIEGLTGNLFEVFLKPYFLEAYRPVHKDDIFLVRGGMRAVEFKVIETDPTPHCIVAPDTIVHCDGEPIKREDEEESLNDIGYDDIGGCRKQLAQIKEMVELPLRHPGLFKAIGVKPPRGILLYGPPGTGKTLVARAVANETGAFFFLINGPEIMSKLAGESESNLRKAFEEAEKNAPAIIFIDELDAIAPKREKTHGEVERRIVSQLLTLMDGLKQRAHVVVMAATNRPNTIDPALRRFGRFDREIDIGIPDSTGRLEILQIHTKNMKLSDDVDLEKIANETHGHVGADMAALCSEAALQAIRKKMILIDLEDDSIDADLLNSLAVTMDDFKWALSQSNPSALRETIAEVPQVNWEDIGGLDEVKRELQELVQYPVEYPDKFLKFGMTPSRGVLFYGPPGCGKTLLAKAIANECQANFVSIKGPEMLTMWFGESEANVRDVFDKARQAAPCILFFDELDSIAKARGGGAGDAGGAADRVINQILTEMDGMSDKKNVFIIGATNRPDIIDPAILRPGRLDQLIYIPLPDMLSRSAILRANLRKSPIAKDVDLAYLSRITEGFSGADLTEICQRACKLAIREAIEAEIRVERQRQAGKETAMDDDYDPVPEIRKDHFEEAMRFARRSVSDNDIRKYEMFAQTLQQSRGFGNFRFPTAPQSGGGQGSGQGSGGNFREDGDDDLYQ; encoded by the exons ATGCCCACAACAGGAGCTTCTGGAGA tccaaAGCCTGAGGATTACTCCACTGCTATACTGAAACagaagattcggccgaatcgaCTCATAGTGGATGAAGCTGCCAATGAGGACAACAGCATTGTGTGCCTTTCACAG GCTAAAATGGAGGAGCTGCAGATGTTTCGTGGAGACACTGTGGTGTTACGTGGTCGGAAGCGAAGGCAGACAGTCTGCATCGTTCTCACAGACGACACGTGTGCCATTGAACGTGTGCGCATGAACCGTGTCACCCGAAACAATCTGCGTGTGCGTCTTGGTGATGTCATCAG TATCCATGCCTGTCCAGATGTTAAATATGGGAAGCGCATCCATGTTCTACCCATTGATGACACCATTGAAGGACTGACTGGCAACCTGTTTGAGGTTTTTCTAAAGCCTTATTTCCTGGAGGCCTACCGGCCTGTTCATAAAG ATGACATTTTCTTGGTAAGAGGAGGTATGAGGGCAGTGGAGTTTAAGGTGATAGAAACAGACCCCACACCGCACTGCATTGTTGCCCCAGATACCATTGTCCACTGCGACGGAGAGCCGATCAAACGAGAG GATGAGGAGGAGAGTCTGAATGACATTGGGTATGATGACATCGGGGGTTGTCGTAAACAGCTGGCTCAGATTAAAGAGATGGTGGAGCTGCCACTCAGGCACCCTGGCCTGTTCAAAGCCATTGGAGTGAAG CCTCCGAGGGGAATTCTGCTGTATGGCCCGCCCGGCACAGGCAAGACTCTGGTGGCTCGTGCTGTTGCTAACGAAACGGGAGCTTTCTTCTTTCTCATCAATG GGCCGGAAATCATGAGTAAGCTGGCAGGAGAATCTGAGAGCAACCTACGAAAGGCCTTTGAGGAGGCCGAAAAAAATGCCCCTGCAATCATCTTCATTGATGAATTGGATGCAATTGCTCCAAAACGAGAGAAG ACTCATGGGGAGGTTGAACGAAGGATCGTCTCTCAGCTGCTCACCCTGATGGATGGCCTGAAGCAGCGTGCTCATGTTGTCGTCATGGCAGCCACGAACCGACCCAACACTATTGACCCCGCACTTCGCCGTTTTG GTCGGTTTGATCGTGAGATTGACATTGGCATCCCTGATTCCACGGGCAGGCTGGAGATTTTACAGATTCATACCAAAAACATGAAGCTGTCAGATGATGTGGATCTGGAAAAG ATTGCCAATGAAACACATGGGCATGTGGGAGCAGATATGGCAGCTCTGTGTTCAGAGGCAGCACTTCAGGCCATCCGCAAAAAGATGATCCTAATTGATCTGGAAGATGACAGTATTGATGCGGACCTTCTCAACTCACTCGCCGTCACCATGGATGACTTTAAG TGGGCTCTGAGTCAGAGTAACCCATCGGCTCTAAGGGAGACAATAGCGGAGGTTCCTCAGGTAAACTGGGAGGACATTGGAGGACTGGATGAGGTGAAGAGAGAGTTACAGGAGCTTGTGCAG TATCCGGTAGAGTACCCTGACAAGTTTCTAAAGTTTGGAATGACTCCATCTCGCGGGGTTCTGTTTTATGGCCCGCCAGGTTGTGGAAAAACCCTACTAGCTAAAGCCATTGCCAACGAGTGCCAGGCAAACTTTGTGTCTATTAAAG GCCCAGAGATGCTCACCATGTGGTTTGGCGAATCAGAGGCAAATGTCAGAGACGTGTTTGATAAG GCGCGACAGGCTGCCCCGTGCATTCTGTTTTTTGATGAGCTGGACTCCATTGCTAAAGCACGAGGGGGCGGTGCTGGGGATGCAGGGGGTGCGGCCGACAGGGTCATTAACCAGATTCTGACAGAAATGGATGGGATGAGCGACAAGAAGAATGTCTTTATCATTGGTGCCACCAACAG GCCTGATATCATTGATCCTGCCATCCTGAGGCCTGGTCGATTAGATCAGTTGATTTATATCCCTCTCCCTGACATGCTCTCCCGCAGTGCCATCCTAAGAGCCAACCTCCGCAAGTCCCCTATCGCTAAG GATGTAGACCTGGCATATCTGTCTCGGATAACAGAAGGCTTCTCAGGAGCAGACCTGACTGAGATCTGTCAGAGAGCCTGTAAACTTGCCATAAGAGAAGCTATAGAGGCAGAGATTCGTGTTGAAAGACAGCGGCAGGCCGGGAAAGAAACCGCTAtg GATGATGATTATGACCCAGTGCCTGAGATCAGAAAGGATCATTTTGAAGAAGCCATGAGATTTGCTCGTCGGTCAGTCAGTGACAATGACATACGCAAGTATGAGATGTTCGCTCAGACTTTGCAGCAGAGCCGTGGATTTGGCAACTTTAG GTTTCCCACAGCACCTCAGTCAGGTGGAGGTCAGGGGTCAGGCCAAGGCTCTGGAGGTAATTTCAGGGAAGATGGAGATGATGATCTCTATCAGTAA
- the ndufb7 gene encoding NADH dehydrogenase [ubiquinone] 1 beta subcomplex subunit 7 — protein MGSHLVRSYITETDTTPDPTKPSAYDPQLGFAERKERVMVATQEQMNLAMVPVEQRDYCAHHLLKLMKCKRDNFPNFLACKHERHDWDYCQHQDYVMRMKEYERERRLNLRKKRLEAQAA, from the exons ATGGGGTCTCATCTTGTGCGAAGTTATATCACGGAGACGGACACGACGCCAGACCCGACGAAGCCTTCTGCATATGACCCACAGCTGGGCTTCGCGGAGCGGAAGGAGAGAG tTATGGTGGCCACGCAGGAGCAGATGAATCTTGCGATGGTCCCGGTGGAGCAGCGGGATTACTGTGCCCATCACCTGCTCAAACTCATGAAGTGCAAGAGGGACAACTTTCCCAATTTTCTCGCCTGCAAGCACGAAAGACATGACTGGGACTACTGTCAGCATCAGGA CTATGTGATGAGGATGAAAGAGTACGAGCGAGAGAGAAGACTCAACCTGAGGAAGAAGAGGCTCGAGGCACAGGCAGCATAA